One genomic region from Prionailurus bengalensis isolate Pbe53 chromosome C1, Fcat_Pben_1.1_paternal_pri, whole genome shotgun sequence encodes:
- the LOC122479555 gene encoding group IIE secretory phospholipase A2 — protein MKPPPLLTFLCLLVALAGGNLVQFGVMIERVTGKPALQYNDYGCYCGVGGSHWPVDPTDWCCHAHDCCYGRVEKLGCEPKLERYLFSASRHNIFCAGRTTCQRQTCECDRRAALCFRRNLDTYNRSYVRYPNKLCSGPTPPC, from the exons aTGAAGCCTCCCCCTCTTCTGACCTTCCTTTGCCTCCTGG TGGCCCTGGCTGGCGGGAACCTGGTCCAGTTTGGGGTAATGATTGAGAGGGTGACGGGGAAGCCGGCACTGCAGTACAATGATTACGGCTGCTACTGTGGCGTTGGTGGCTCCCACTGGCCCGTGGACCCAACAGACTG GTGCTGCCATGCCCATGACTGCTGCTATGGGCGTGTGGAGAAGCTGGGCTGTGAACCCAAACTGGAAAGGTATCTCTTCTCTGCCAGCAGGCACAACATCTTCTGCG CCGGCAGAACCACCTGCCAGCGTCAGACCTGCGAGTGTGACCGGAGGGCTGCCCTCTGCTTCCGCCGCAACCTGGACACCTACAACCGCAGCTACGTCCGCTACCCCAACAAGCTGTGCAGCGGCCCCACGCCGCCCTGTTAG